TACCTCATTGTTTAAGTCCTTTGTCATGGATACCTGTGCTTCATTATACTACATTACTTCATTAGAGCCTGCAATTCGTTAGAGAATGCGGTTCCGTTCGGTTATGGTTGACTTAACCATTGAAAGCGATATCGCAATTTCGTTTACTGAAGTAGCTCTGATTGAACGATGGATTGCTCGTGGTCTTTGAGGGAAATAAAAAGTTGAATATTTAAGAGGATTAGTTAGCTGGGAACTGCGGCACTTACCCGGGGGAATTACCTCTGTTGTACACGTTCTGGATACACACTGAAAAATGACTCCACACTCCTTAGCTTCTCGGAACAATTATCGTATCACTTTACTGCTAGAATCGCAATATCTTGCGACTTCACATTTCTTAACTTATCTTCCCAATAGTCTACTTACTCAGATAGTAACATGACGTGCACCCTGTTAAACTGGACTGTTTTGGGCCACCAATAAGTTAGATTCTCCTTTGGCCTTCAGCTCTCCCTGAGCGAACGTGCGTGGGCTCTTGTACCTCAGATTCTGGTGCAATCTCTCATCACGATACCAGGAACGATAGCTTTCCCAGCCTGCTCTCGCTTCGGCCAAACTGAGATATTCATTTCGATACACCTCTTCTACCTTGTACTTGTCGAAGAATGACTCTATATACGGCTTGTCATCAGGGCACTGGATCCCTGCATATTCCAGTTTTACGTTCAGCAACCTGGCGGTCTCATGGAAACCGCGAGCTGCAAACTGCGTCCCGCGGTCAACCCTGAGGGTCAACTCGTGGCCTTCAGGTACCCGTCCGCCAAAGCGCCTGATTACGGCATACTCCACGGCCTTTGCGGCCTCCCGCGCACGACAGCGGTCTGAGAAGACGTCTCCCACTATGTCCCGATCATAAGCATCTATCACCGCACACAGATAGGCATTGGCATCACCAGCCCACACGTATGTCAGATCAGCCTCCCAGTACGTATTACAGGCATCCGGCCTGACTTTGGAGGGCCTGCTCCACTTTCGCCCCCTCATCTTCCTGGGCTGAGTAAGACCAAGTACCCGAAGATGCCTCAATACCTTTTTGCCGTTAACTACCCAGCCTGCAGCCCTTAGCGACTCGGCTACCTTGCGATAGCCGTAGACCTGCGCATATCCCTGTCTCACCTCTTCAATGGCTTTGACCAGAGACTCATCCAGCGGACGCGGCTTTCTCTGTTTTATGGGTCGATAGTAATAACTGGACCTGGCCAGACCCACCGCCTCCAGTGCCACTTTCACTGATTGCCCTTCCGCTACCATTTGCTCTGCCAGCCTGCGCTTCATCGATGTCCCAATACCCTATCCAGCTTTTTTTGGGCTTCTATGACCAGGGCCTGTTGCCCTACCAGCTCTTTCAACTGGCGGTTCTCATCTACTAGGGGATCGCGCCCGTTCCCTCTTCGACTGTCAGCAAGCGCTTTGCGCCCTCACTCCACAAACCGGTCCAGCCACCTGTATGCCTGTGTAGCGCTTACACCATGCCGGTTGCAGATCACAGCTATGGGCTCATCGCCACGAAGCATCTCCAAGACGATAGCTGTCTTCTCTTCGTTAGACCACACCTTTCGATTCATTATATTCTACCCCTTCCCGGTGGCCTCATTATATCTTATACCAGTGTCCAGTTCTAAAGGGGTGCATTCCAATATAAATACCTAGGGATACATTTATTTGCAGGTGTTGTTCTCAGGATGGCATGGACACAACTGAAAAAAGGGCTATCATTTGATGATAGCCCTTTTTGTACATTGCTACTTGATCTGGCAGTACGGTCGATGGGTGTACTATGCGCTCGGGTTTGCCACGCGCCCGACAAACAGAACAGCGCCGGTCTCGATGTCGCGGATCAGGAATATAAAGGGGCGGTCGAGGGTAACCTCAACAGGCTGCTCCGGTGCTGCCGTCAGGGACATAATAACAGCAGTTGCGGCTGCTGCCTCTGTGCCCGCCTCGTCCACAGAGACGAATGCCTTGTGCAGGATATCAGAGATGAACAAATCGCGGTAACCGGTCATGCCTGAGAAGTCGGCTGCTGTGGAGAAGGCAACTGGCATGCCCATCGCAGCAAGCGTGTCGACCAGGCTGAAATCCGAATCATATTCGAATTTGGGCATGGTCAGCGTGACCTTGCGGTATTTCAGGTCATTTGTGATGGCATCTACGAGGTCGGCGTCCAGAGTGCTTTCAAGATCCTCAAACTCACCGTTATTGGGAAGCACTATAACCATCGATAGCTCACGTCCATCGTACAACAGTTCAACTGCCTGATACCCTTCGCCCTCTGCATAACCAAAGGACTCGGTCTGAGTCATCATCGGCACGGTGACCTCGCTGCCGTCGAGCAGATGGAAAGCGCCATCCCCTGTCATATCCTCGCTGAAGGGATTCAGCCAAGCTGCATTGAAGTAGATCGCATTGGTGAGGACAAGCCGGGTCAATATGTCGATAGCGCCCTGCGGGATGAGGTCTTCTATCCTGCCCTCCGTCCGGTCGCTGACCCAGTCGTTGATGGTGATCCGGGACGCTTCCGGTGCGTTTATGAAATCGAGGAGCCTCAGCCCGGCACCGTAGTTCTCCGCCAAGACATCGAGGAACTCATCGAGAAATTCAAAGTCCTCCTGTCCCCAGATTGAATTGGCGATGTTCAGCCGGAAGCCCTCTTCATCCGTGCCCTCGGCGCCCTCACCCCGACTGGCGAGCTTGAGGTCTAGGCTGTTTAATGCGGGATGCAGACGGTCCTGTGGGAGGGTGAAGTTTAGGGTATCCGCCATCTGCTGTTCGGTTTCGCCGCGGGCACCGGCGTATGTCATCGCCAGTGCAAGAGAGATGCTGTACGGAGAGTAGAACAGGTTCCCCTCCTCCTTGCTGAGTTCCTGGTAGAGGTCGAAGGCGAATGCGCTATTTCCGTCCACCAGCTCGGTAAGCTCCGAGGCGGTTACGTCGGGCAAGGTCGAACGCGGCTTGTCCGATTGTGCCATCCCTATCGCCTGCCCACAACCCGCCAGGCTCAGCGGTATTATCAACATCAATAGAGCGAGTAGTGTCCTTTTCATGGTAATTACCTCCCCTTAAATTTTCACCACAGGCATCTAATTTGCCTCATTATATTATAGACGGATTTGGAGCCAAAAAAGTTCCCTCTGTCCAAGGACCGGCTACAGGAACACGGTTTGGTCGTAGAGAATGTTCATCGTGGTTGCATTGAACGATTTGAACTTTGGTTTAATGTGAGGGAGCCAGCGACTGGACACCTCCAGACGAATGCGGTATCCATATCGGCCGTAAGCCATCCCACATCCATAGGGAATAATTGGATGGATGGACGTTATTCTAGCTAGAATAACGTCCATCCCCACATAAAGGGAACACCCTTTAACAAAACAGTATCTTGTAAAGAACTCTGAAGCGTGCGCCGCTGACATCTACTATGCCCTGAGTCGCGAGATTGAGCGCATGAACAAAGAACGGATTGAGACGGGGGAAAAGCCCATCGAAAGGCCGAACTACTCAAGCTTCGCCAAGTATTTTCACTGGTTCAAGTTGCTTGAGCTCGTAGAGCGCACCGATAGAAAGGAGCCTGCCATTTACGATTTCCTGGAGAAGCGTGTGTTCTACATATTGACAGATAAGGGTAAAGCCGAAGTGAGAACATGGGAGGACCCGGTAAGGGAAGCGCACCCGGAGTTTGGCTAGAGCTAACAAGGGAATGGTAATGTGAACCCGTGTGCGTGCGAAATGTAGTTATAAAATTGCAGCGTGAGGTTGTGCCTGTAAGATAAGGGGCCACCCATCTAGGGTAGCCCCTTATCCTGCGACTAGGTTGGTCTACTCTACGGCAATTTTCCCCTTGCACGCAGGATAAAGAGTACAAACATGGAATTGACGGCCAGCATTTGGACCTTGCTTTGCTGTGCGTATGACCGTTTCAGAGCCGCACAATGGACATCTGATACCTTCAGACGTAATATCTTCAGGCCCACTGCCGGGGGCAACTGTCACCTGTGATTTCCTGGTTTTTTTACGACTTGAACCTTGGGCTTCCTAATCACGCGAAGGTAAATAATGGCTACCAGTAGCACCAGTACAACACCGATCACACCAACAACGGGCCAGAGCCACACGGGCAGTGTGGATTCCGATCCATC
Above is a window of Dehalococcoidia bacterium DNA encoding:
- a CDS encoding helix-turn-helix domain-containing protein, yielding MNRKVWSNEEKTAIVLEMLRGDEPIAVICNRHGVSATQAYRWLDRFVE
- a CDS encoding IS3 family transposase codes for the protein MKRRLAEQMVAEGQSVKVALEAVGLARSSYYYRPIKQRKPRPLDESLVKAIEEVRQGYAQVYGYRKVAESLRAAGWVVNGKKVLRHLRVLGLTQPRKMRGRKWSRPSKVRPDACNTYWEADLTYVWAGDANAYLCAVIDAYDRDIVGDVFSDRCRAREAAKAVEYAVIRRFGGRVPEGHELTLRVDRGTQFAARGFHETARLLNVKLEYAGIQCPDDKPYIESFFDKYKVEEVYRNEYLSLAEARAGWESYRSWYRDERLHQNLRYKSPRTFAQGELKAKGESNLLVAQNSPV
- a CDS encoding serpin family protein gives rise to the protein MKRTLLALLMLIIPLSLAGCGQAIGMAQSDKPRSTLPDVTASELTELVDGNSAFAFDLYQELSKEEGNLFYSPYSISLALAMTYAGARGETEQQMADTLNFTLPQDRLHPALNSLDLKLASRGEGAEGTDEEGFRLNIANSIWGQEDFEFLDEFLDVLAENYGAGLRLLDFINAPEASRITINDWVSDRTEGRIEDLIPQGAIDILTRLVLTNAIYFNAAWLNPFSEDMTGDGAFHLLDGSEVTVPMMTQTESFGYAEGEGYQAVELLYDGRELSMVIVLPNNGEFEDLESTLDADLVDAITNDLKYRKVTLTMPKFEYDSDFSLVDTLAAMGMPVAFSTAADFSGMTGYRDLFISDILHKAFVSVDEAGTEAAAATAVIMSLTAAPEQPVEVTLDRPFIFLIRDIETGAVLFVGRVANPSA